A genomic region of Mycobacterium sp. Aquia_213 contains the following coding sequences:
- the hrcA gene encoding heat-inducible transcriptional repressor HrcA, translating to MGSADDRRFEVLRAIVADFVSTKEPIGSKSLVERHNLGVSSATIRNDMAVLEAEGYITQPHTSSGRVPTEKGYREFVDRIDDVKPLSSAERRAIQSFLESGVDLDDVLRRAVRLLAQLTRQVAVVQYPTLSTSTVRHLEVIALTPARLLMVVITESGRVDQRIVELGDVIDDYELSQLREILGQALEGKKLSAASVAVADLAQQLGGHGGLGDAIGRSATVLLESLVEHTEERLLMGGTANLTRNSADFGGSLRSVLEALEEQVVVLRLLAAQQEAGKVTVRIGHETAAEQMAGTSMVSTVYGTMDTVYGGMGVLGPTRMDYPGTIASVAAVALYIGEVLGAR from the coding sequence ATGGGTAGTGCTGACGACCGTCGCTTCGAGGTGCTGCGCGCCATCGTCGCCGACTTCGTCTCCACCAAGGAACCCATCGGTTCGAAGTCGCTTGTCGAGCGGCACAACCTCGGGGTGTCCAGCGCCACGATCCGCAACGACATGGCGGTGCTGGAGGCCGAGGGCTACATCACCCAGCCGCACACCAGCTCCGGGCGGGTGCCCACCGAGAAGGGTTACCGCGAATTTGTCGACCGGATCGACGACGTCAAGCCGTTGTCGTCGGCCGAGCGACGGGCGATTCAAAGCTTCCTGGAATCCGGCGTCGACCTCGACGACGTGCTGCGCCGGGCGGTGCGGCTGCTGGCTCAGCTGACCCGTCAGGTGGCCGTCGTGCAGTACCCGACGTTGTCGACGTCGACGGTTCGGCATCTGGAAGTGATCGCGCTGACGCCGGCGCGGCTGTTGATGGTGGTGATCACCGAATCCGGGCGAGTGGATCAGCGCATCGTCGAACTCGGCGACGTGATCGACGATTACGAGCTCTCCCAGCTGCGCGAGATCCTGGGCCAGGCCCTGGAAGGCAAGAAGCTCTCCGCGGCCTCGGTCGCGGTGGCCGACCTCGCCCAGCAGCTGGGCGGCCACGGCGGGCTGGGCGACGCGATCGGCCGTTCGGCGACGGTGTTGCTGGAGTCGCTGGTGGAGCACACCGAAGAGCGCCTGCTGATGGGCGGCACCGCGAACCTGACCCGCAACTCGGCGGACTTCGGCGGGTCGCTGCGCTCCGTTCTGGAAGCACTCGAGGAGCAGGTGGTGGTGCTGCGGTTGCTGGCGGCTCAGCAGGAGGCCGGCAAGGTGACGGTGCGCATCGGCCACGAGACGGCGGCCGAGCAGATGGCGGGCACATCGATGGTGTCTACCGTGTACGGCACCATGGACACCGTGTATGGCGGTATGGGTGTGCTGGGACCCACCCGGATGGACTATCCGGGAACTATCGCCAGTGTGGCCGCGGTTGCTCTTTATATTGGCGAAGTCCTGGGTGCTCGATGA
- a CDS encoding carboxymuconolactone decarboxylase family protein — MSRLQGVSDRDASLGAKIAFFFTKRKLAQLAGLETAGMLEPLRMYAYIPKLLSAYGKLEQAESKLDILTPRQRALAELKAATTVRCEYCIDLGSQIARQWGITDEELLAITDYRNAACFSDVDRLILEYATAMSRTPVEVTDALFDALRAHFDPPQLVGLTHVINLGNMRARFNIALGIGSTGFSGNRVCALPDAGRP, encoded by the coding sequence ATGTCCCGGCTTCAGGGAGTCTCCGACCGCGACGCCAGCCTGGGCGCCAAGATCGCCTTCTTCTTCACCAAACGCAAGCTCGCGCAGCTGGCCGGACTGGAAACGGCCGGCATGCTCGAACCTTTGCGGATGTATGCCTACATCCCCAAACTGCTCAGCGCCTACGGCAAGCTCGAACAGGCCGAATCGAAGCTGGACATCCTCACCCCACGTCAGCGCGCGCTGGCGGAGCTGAAGGCGGCGACGACGGTGCGCTGCGAGTACTGCATCGATCTCGGCTCGCAGATCGCCCGCCAGTGGGGCATCACCGACGAGGAACTGCTGGCCATCACCGACTACCGCAACGCGGCGTGCTTCTCCGACGTCGACAGGCTGATCCTCGAGTACGCCACCGCGATGAGCCGCACCCCGGTTGAAGTGACCGATGCGCTGTTCGACGCGCTGCGCGCCCACTTCGACCCGCCGCAGCTGGTCGGCCTCACCCACGTCATCAACCTGGGCAACATGCGTGCCCGGTTCAACATCGCGCTCGGCATCGGCTCGACCGGTTTCTCCGGCAACCGGGTGTGCGCGCTGCCCGACGCCGGCCGCCCGTGA
- a CDS encoding sigma-70 family RNA polymerase sigma factor has protein sequence MTASLTDRFEAARPQLGAIAYRMLGSVDDAQDAVQEAWLRLNRSSAEGIDNLDAWLTTVVARICLNTLRDRHSRHREEPVAQLPDPIVDTHGEFDPEHRAMLADAVGLALFVVLDTLAPAERLAFVLHDVFTVPFDQIAPIVDRTPEATRKLASRARRRIQEADPLPDADIAAQREAVDAFFAAGRSGDFDRLVTVLHPDVVLRGDFGSGAGLFRAEGASSVAQLARGYAGTDREVRAATVNGAAGAVVFVAGRPASIMAFVVRDGVVAAIDVLADPERIARLDLSAVSG, from the coding sequence GTGACGGCCTCACTGACAGACCGTTTCGAGGCGGCCCGGCCGCAGCTGGGGGCCATCGCCTACCGCATGCTGGGCTCGGTCGACGACGCGCAGGATGCCGTGCAGGAAGCCTGGCTGCGGCTAAACCGCAGCTCCGCCGAAGGCATCGACAACCTCGACGCCTGGCTGACCACCGTGGTGGCCCGCATCTGCCTGAACACGTTGCGGGACCGCCACTCCCGTCATCGCGAGGAGCCGGTCGCCCAGCTGCCGGACCCGATCGTGGACACCCACGGCGAATTCGACCCCGAACACCGCGCGATGCTGGCCGACGCGGTGGGCCTGGCGTTGTTCGTCGTGCTGGACACCTTGGCGCCGGCGGAGCGGCTGGCGTTCGTCCTGCACGACGTCTTCACCGTGCCGTTCGACCAGATCGCGCCCATCGTCGACCGCACCCCGGAAGCGACCCGCAAGCTGGCCAGCCGCGCGCGCCGGCGCATCCAGGAGGCGGACCCGCTTCCCGACGCAGACATCGCCGCGCAGCGCGAGGCCGTCGACGCCTTCTTCGCGGCCGGGCGCTCCGGAGACTTCGACCGGCTGGTGACGGTGCTGCATCCCGACGTGGTGCTACGTGGCGACTTCGGTTCCGGCGCAGGACTTTTCCGCGCCGAGGGGGCGTCGTCGGTGGCTCAGCTGGCCCGCGGCTACGCGGGCACCGATCGCGAGGTCCGCGCCGCAACCGTCAACGGCGCGGCCGGCGCGGTGGTGTTCGTCGCCGGCCGGCCCGCCTCGATCATGGCGTTCGTGGTGCGCGACGGCGTGGTCGCCGCGATCGACGTGCTGGCCGACCCGGAGCGCATCGCCCGGCTCGACCTGAGCGCCGTATCCGGCTAG
- a CDS encoding type II toxin-antitoxin system VapB family antitoxin produces MIFKGVRDGKPYPEHGLSYRDWSQIPPQQIRLDELVTTTTVLALDRLLSEDSTFYGDLFPHAVRWKGIIYLEDGLHRAVQAALRNRTVFHARVYDMDIPLSQQTQGSGSTFGH; encoded by the coding sequence ATGATTTTCAAGGGCGTACGAGACGGGAAACCCTATCCGGAACACGGGCTGTCCTACCGCGACTGGTCCCAGATACCGCCGCAGCAGATCCGGCTCGACGAACTGGTCACCACGACGACCGTGCTGGCCCTGGACCGGTTGCTCTCCGAAGACTCCACCTTCTACGGCGATCTTTTCCCGCATGCCGTGCGGTGGAAAGGCATCATCTACCTCGAGGACGGCCTGCACCGCGCGGTGCAAGCCGCGCTGCGGAATCGCACCGTGTTCCACGCCCGGGTGTACGACATGGACATACCGCTGAGCCAGCAGACCCAGGGATCGGGTTCGACGTTCGGGCATTAG
- the mbtG gene encoding NADPH-dependent L-lysine N(6)-monooxygenase MbtG, with translation MSTLAILGAGAKAVAVAAKAKVLRDMGVEVPDVIAVERTGVGANWQASGGWTDGAHRLGTSPEKDVGFPYRSALVPRRNGELDELMTRYSWQSYLIATAAFAEWIDRGRPAPPHRKWSQYLGWVADQVGMKVVHGEVDGLGVDGDRWALHTHETTVHADALMITGPGQAEKSLLPGNPRMMSIAQFWDRAAGHDRITAERVAVIGGGETAASMLNELFRHRVSTITVISPQVTLFTRGESFFENSLFSDPTDWTALTLDERRDALSRTDRGVFSANVQEALLADDRIRHLRGRVAHAVGRDGQIRLTLSTNRFSENLETVHGFDLVIDGSGADALWFTSLFSQDALDTLELGLGGQLASDRLQEGIGYDLSLSEVTPKLFLPNLSGLTQGPGFPNLSCLGLLSDRVLGSWVGPASLSRYQTMTEKR, from the coding sequence ATGAGCACGCTCGCGATCCTGGGCGCCGGCGCCAAGGCGGTGGCCGTGGCCGCCAAGGCGAAGGTATTGCGCGACATGGGTGTCGAGGTCCCCGACGTGATCGCTGTCGAACGCACCGGGGTCGGGGCGAACTGGCAGGCGAGCGGCGGCTGGACCGACGGGGCGCACCGGCTGGGCACCAGCCCGGAAAAGGACGTCGGTTTCCCCTACCGGTCGGCGCTGGTGCCGCGCCGCAACGGCGAGCTCGACGAGCTGATGACCCGGTACAGCTGGCAGTCCTATCTGATCGCGACCGCGGCGTTCGCCGAGTGGATCGACCGGGGCAGACCCGCTCCGCCGCATCGCAAATGGAGCCAGTACCTGGGTTGGGTCGCCGATCAGGTCGGCATGAAAGTGGTGCACGGCGAGGTCGACGGCCTCGGCGTCGACGGTGACCGCTGGGCGCTGCACACCCACGAGACGACCGTGCACGCAGATGCGTTGATGATCACCGGACCGGGTCAGGCGGAGAAATCGCTGCTGCCCGGCAACCCACGAATGATGTCGATCGCCCAATTCTGGGACCGCGCGGCCGGCCACGACCGCATCACCGCCGAGCGGGTCGCGGTGATCGGCGGCGGTGAGACGGCCGCTTCGATGCTCAATGAGCTTTTCCGGCACCGGGTTTCGACGATCACGGTTATCTCGCCGCAGGTGACGTTGTTCACCCGCGGCGAGAGTTTCTTCGAGAACTCGCTGTTCTCCGATCCCACCGACTGGACCGCGCTGACGCTGGACGAGCGCCGCGACGCGCTGTCGCGCACCGACCGCGGCGTGTTCTCGGCCAACGTGCAAGAGGCGTTGTTGGCCGATGACCGCATCCGCCATCTGCGCGGCCGGGTCGCCCACGCGGTGGGCCGCGACGGGCAGATCCGGCTGACGCTGTCCACCAACCGGTTCAGCGAGAACCTGGAGACGGTGCACGGTTTCGATCTCGTCATCGACGGCTCCGGCGCCGACGCGCTCTGGTTCACCTCATTGTTCAGCCAGGACGCGCTCGACACCCTCGAGTTGGGTCTGGGCGGACAGCTGGCGTCCGATCGACTGCAAGAGGGGATCGGCTACGACCTGTCCCTGTCCGAGGTGACCCCCAAGTTGTTCCTGCCTAACCTGTCCGGCCTCACCCAGGGGCCCGGATTCCCCAACCTGAGCTGTCTCGGCCTGCTTTCGGATCGCGTGCTGGGGTCCTGGGTCGGTCCGGCGAGTTTGTCCCGATACCAAACGATGACGGAGAAAAGATGA
- a CDS encoding amino acid adenylation domain-containing protein: protein MTATKTDVAPDIEDVMALSPLQEGLYSLSALTEFAEGEAADDPYMIGMAADISGALDVELLHGCAIKMLARHPNLRASFFSRGIARPVQIVPSRVELPWQLVKASPEDVQALEVGERRRPFDLERGPAIRFMLIELPGPQWRLVITAHHIVIDGWSLPVFVNELMILYGAGGDPAALPIAPRPYRDYIGWLASRDPEASQQIWRRHLAGLPGPTLLAAVLGSAEAAEGQPTGLARTTELRLPAEVAARLVDGTRSRGITVNTLMQMAWALVLSRLTDTHDVVFGVTISGRPPELEGVETMIGLFINTVPMRVRLDPAAGVGEQCRVVQRDAALLREHGYLGHAQLRALGGVGEMFDTLLVYENFPMDGLVAGGELTAGSARFRPSALESLSHFPIAIAAHLEGRELVVLVEVRDGALGSTTGERLGRRVLSTAERLLQAWERPLREVSVLFEDEVVTAVGAAAPPAVGIHTRFAEVAAKTPENVAVSWAGGTLSYRELDARADALAARLAERGVTSENPVAIRLFRSPEYIVAMLAVLKAGGMCVPMEPWLPPERVESILRQTGASIIVDQELLQAGEQDATDFHPVEVPPQQAAYVVFTSGTTGEPKGVIGTHAAVGAYADDHLDSVLRPAAARLGRPLRIAHAWSFAFDAAWQPLVALLDGHGVHVVDERTQTDAEALVAAIAEHGVDMIDTTPSMFAQLAACGLLTTVPLAVLALGGEALGSSAWALIRSECARTQLRAYNCYGPTETTVEAVVAAITDYDEPSIGRPTQYTRGYVLDTGLRPVPVGATGELYLAGAQLARGYLGRPGETSHRFLADPFAAGERMYRTGDLVRRGPDGSLQYVGRADAQVKIRGYRVEPGEIAAALESHPAVRHAGVVVRRLQTGARLTAYVVIAQAAAHRPSAAELRGMLGTRLPRYMIPQRIITVDEIPLTANGKLDEAALSAFDATDTAEAGAEPETPTEAALAELLSELLQLPRVDVAADFLQLGLDSIMALSVVQAARARGIALRARLILECANVRELAEAIDSETTSAATEVEDSVGPMPVLANGRWLYEYGEPRRLAQTEAIRLPDDVTREQLDAALASIFAGHEVLRTRLDRATMTLVPAPATEALIEEVVLSEDLQTVVPGHVARAVERLDPERAVLLAAVWLRPPTGPSVLLLAAHVLAMDPASWRVVLGELDAALRALATGQSPAPIREHTGYRRWAGALTERAAQLDTTQFWAGQLEGDDPDLGARRVDPGRDRARDLIVRMVAADAETTQRLLDSGLPLPHLLVAATAATVTRWRQRRNQATPPPLLALETHGRADGLVDEPGAHTIDTGDTVGLLSSIYPVRVASTDPRQVGERLAAIPGDGLDYGLLRYLRADTAAHLAPLPDPQLLLNYLGAAHTGGGTVLKPERGLLAGVSPQPEPDLAVRHELTIMATVLPFDGQRVLAAQWRALPDILDDADISALQQLWIESLREVVR from the coding sequence ATGACCGCTACCAAAACCGATGTCGCGCCGGACATCGAGGACGTGATGGCGTTGAGCCCCCTGCAGGAGGGCTTGTATTCGCTGAGCGCGCTCACCGAATTCGCCGAAGGTGAGGCGGCCGACGATCCGTACATGATCGGAATGGCCGCAGACATCTCCGGTGCGCTCGACGTCGAGCTGTTACACGGCTGCGCGATAAAGATGTTGGCGCGACACCCGAACCTGCGGGCCAGCTTCTTCAGCCGCGGGATCGCGCGTCCGGTGCAGATCGTGCCATCCCGGGTCGAGCTGCCCTGGCAACTCGTCAAGGCCTCGCCCGAAGATGTGCAAGCGTTGGAGGTCGGCGAACGCCGGCGACCGTTCGATTTGGAACGCGGGCCGGCCATCCGATTCATGCTGATCGAATTGCCGGGCCCACAATGGCGTTTGGTGATCACCGCCCACCACATCGTGATCGACGGTTGGTCGTTGCCGGTGTTCGTCAACGAGCTGATGATCCTGTACGGCGCCGGGGGAGATCCCGCGGCGTTGCCCATCGCGCCGCGGCCGTACCGGGACTACATCGGGTGGCTCGCGAGCCGCGATCCGGAGGCCAGCCAACAGATTTGGCGCCGGCACCTGGCCGGCCTGCCAGGTCCCACCTTGCTGGCCGCGGTGCTCGGCTCGGCCGAGGCGGCCGAGGGACAGCCGACGGGGTTGGCGCGCACCACCGAACTGCGGCTGCCGGCCGAGGTGGCCGCGCGACTGGTCGACGGCACCCGATCACGCGGCATCACCGTCAACACCCTGATGCAAATGGCATGGGCCCTGGTGTTGTCGCGGCTGACCGACACCCATGACGTGGTCTTCGGAGTCACCATCTCCGGCCGCCCGCCCGAGCTTGAGGGCGTCGAAACGATGATCGGCCTGTTCATCAACACCGTGCCGATGCGGGTGCGGCTCGACCCGGCCGCCGGCGTCGGCGAGCAATGCCGGGTGGTGCAACGCGATGCCGCGCTGCTGCGTGAGCACGGCTATCTCGGGCATGCACAGTTGCGCGCCCTGGGCGGGGTGGGCGAGATGTTCGACACCCTGCTGGTCTACGAGAACTTCCCGATGGACGGACTGGTCGCCGGCGGTGAATTGACCGCTGGCAGTGCGAGATTCCGGCCGTCCGCGCTGGAAAGCCTGTCCCACTTCCCGATCGCGATCGCTGCCCACCTGGAGGGCCGCGAACTGGTGGTGCTGGTCGAAGTGCGCGACGGTGCGCTGGGGTCCACCACCGGCGAGCGGCTGGGCCGGCGAGTGCTGAGCACCGCCGAACGACTGCTGCAGGCTTGGGAGCGGCCGCTGCGTGAGGTCAGCGTCCTCTTCGAGGACGAGGTGGTCACGGCCGTAGGCGCGGCGGCTCCGCCGGCGGTCGGCATCCATACCCGCTTCGCCGAGGTCGCTGCCAAGACACCCGAGAACGTCGCGGTCAGCTGGGCGGGCGGCACGCTGAGCTACCGCGAGCTCGACGCTCGTGCCGATGCGCTGGCCGCCCGGCTCGCCGAGCGCGGGGTGACGTCCGAAAACCCGGTGGCCATCCGGCTTTTCCGCAGCCCGGAGTACATCGTTGCGATGCTCGCAGTGCTCAAGGCCGGCGGCATGTGCGTGCCGATGGAGCCGTGGCTGCCCCCGGAACGGGTGGAGTCGATTCTGCGCCAAACCGGGGCGTCGATCATCGTCGATCAGGAACTGCTGCAGGCCGGCGAACAGGACGCCACCGACTTCCACCCGGTCGAGGTGCCGCCGCAGCAGGCCGCGTATGTCGTCTTCACCTCGGGAACGACGGGAGAACCCAAGGGCGTCATAGGAACTCACGCGGCAGTCGGCGCGTATGCAGACGATCATCTGGACAGCGTGCTGCGGCCCGCGGCCGCCCGGTTGGGTCGCCCGCTGCGCATCGCGCATGCCTGGTCGTTCGCGTTCGATGCCGCCTGGCAGCCCTTGGTCGCGCTGCTCGACGGCCATGGTGTGCACGTCGTCGACGAGCGGACCCAGACCGACGCCGAGGCCCTTGTCGCGGCGATCGCCGAGCACGGCGTCGACATGATCGACACCACGCCGTCGATGTTCGCCCAACTCGCCGCGTGCGGTTTACTCACGACGGTTCCGCTGGCGGTGCTGGCGCTGGGCGGGGAAGCACTCGGTAGCTCCGCCTGGGCCCTGATCCGCAGCGAGTGCGCGCGAACCCAGTTGCGCGCGTACAACTGTTACGGCCCAACCGAAACCACCGTCGAGGCGGTAGTGGCCGCCATCACGGACTACGACGAGCCGTCGATCGGACGGCCGACCCAGTACACCCGCGGCTACGTGCTGGACACCGGGCTGCGTCCGGTGCCCGTCGGGGCGACCGGCGAGCTGTACCTGGCCGGCGCGCAGCTGGCCCGCGGCTATCTGGGCCGCCCGGGGGAGACCAGCCACCGATTCCTCGCCGATCCGTTCGCTGCCGGCGAGCGGATGTATCGCACCGGCGACTTGGTGCGTCGAGGGCCCGACGGCTCCCTGCAGTACGTGGGGCGCGCCGACGCGCAGGTGAAGATTCGCGGCTACCGGGTCGAACCCGGTGAGATCGCCGCCGCGCTGGAATCGCACCCGGCCGTGCGGCACGCCGGTGTTGTGGTGCGGCGTCTGCAAACCGGAGCGCGGCTGACCGCCTACGTCGTGATTGCCCAAGCGGCCGCACACCGGCCGTCGGCGGCCGAGCTGCGCGGCATGCTCGGTACCCGGTTGCCGCGCTACATGATTCCGCAGCGCATCATCACCGTCGACGAAATCCCGCTGACCGCAAACGGCAAACTGGACGAAGCCGCGCTGAGCGCATTCGATGCGACGGATACCGCAGAAGCCGGAGCCGAGCCCGAAACGCCCACGGAAGCCGCACTGGCCGAACTGCTTTCGGAGTTGCTGCAGCTACCCCGAGTCGACGTCGCCGCGGACTTCTTGCAGCTGGGCCTGGACAGCATCATGGCGTTGTCGGTGGTGCAGGCGGCGCGGGCGCGGGGCATCGCGTTGCGCGCCCGGCTCATCCTCGAATGCGCCAACGTCCGGGAACTGGCGGAGGCAATCGATTCCGAAACAACCTCTGCTGCAACGGAAGTCGAGGACAGCGTCGGACCCATGCCGGTGCTGGCCAACGGCCGCTGGCTCTACGAATACGGCGAGCCGCGCCGGCTGGCGCAGACCGAAGCCATCCGGCTGCCCGACGACGTCACCCGCGAACAACTGGATGCCGCGCTGGCCAGCATCTTCGCGGGGCACGAAGTGCTCCGCACGCGATTGGACCGCGCCACCATGACCCTGGTTCCGGCACCGGCCACCGAGGCTCTCATCGAGGAGGTAGTCCTCTCCGAGGATCTGCAAACCGTGGTCCCCGGGCACGTCGCACGGGCCGTCGAGCGTCTCGACCCCGAGCGCGCAGTGCTGCTGGCCGCGGTGTGGCTTCGCCCCCCGACCGGGCCGAGTGTTCTGCTACTGGCCGCCCACGTGTTGGCAATGGATCCGGCTTCCTGGCGGGTCGTTCTCGGCGAGCTGGACGCCGCGCTGAGAGCGTTGGCCACCGGCCAGTCGCCGGCACCGATCCGGGAGCACACCGGTTACCGGCGCTGGGCCGGTGCCCTCACCGAGCGCGCCGCCCAGTTGGACACCACGCAGTTCTGGGCCGGGCAGCTCGAAGGCGACGATCCCGATCTCGGTGCCCGACGGGTGGATCCGGGCCGCGACCGGGCCCGTGACCTGATCGTCCGGATGGTCGCCGCCGATGCGGAGACCACCCAGCGGCTGCTGGATTCCGGCCTTCCGTTGCCGCATCTGCTGGTGGCTGCCACGGCGGCGACGGTGACCCGCTGGCGGCAGCGCCGAAACCAAGCCACGCCGCCACCGCTGCTGGCGCTGGAAACCCATGGCCGTGCAGACGGTTTGGTTGACGAGCCCGGCGCGCACACCATCGACACCGGCGACACGGTCGGACTGCTCAGTTCCATCTATCCGGTCCGGGTGGCCTCGACCGACCCGCGGCAGGTCGGGGAGCGGTTGGCGGCCATCCCGGGTGACGGACTCGACTACGGCTTGTTGCGCTATCTGCGCGCCGACACCGCCGCGCACCTGGCCCCGCTGCCCGACCCGCAGCTGCTGCTGAACTATCTCGGCGCAGCCCACACCGGGGGCGGGACCGTGCTGAAGCCGGAGCGCGGACTGCTGGCCGGGGTATCGCCGCAGCCGGAACCGGATCTGGCGGTGCGCCACGAACTCACGATCATGGCGACCGTGCTGCCATTCGATGGCCAGCGTGTCCTGGCGGCGCAGTGGCGCGCGCTGCCCGACATTCTCGACGACGCGGATATCTCTGCTTTGCAACAACTTTGGATTGAATCACTGCGGGAGGTGGTGAGATGA
- a CDS encoding MbtH family protein: MSTNPFDDDNGTFFVLVNDEEQHSLWPVFTDVPAGWRVVYGEATRAECLDYVEQNWPDIRPKSLRESIAGSRSAG; the protein is encoded by the coding sequence ATGAGCACTAACCCTTTCGACGACGACAACGGCACCTTCTTCGTACTGGTCAACGATGAGGAGCAACACAGTCTGTGGCCCGTCTTCACCGACGTTCCAGCGGGTTGGCGCGTGGTGTACGGCGAAGCAACTCGGGCCGAGTGCCTGGACTACGTCGAGCAGAACTGGCCCGACATCCGGCCGAAGAGCCTGCGTGAGTCCATCGCCGGGAGCCGGTCGGCCGGTTAG